From Salmo salar chromosome ssa09, Ssal_v3.1, whole genome shotgun sequence:
aactacaatcaagttgtagaaacatctcaaggatgatcaatgggaacaggatgaacctgagctcaatttcgaatctcatagcaaagggtctgaatacttagaaataccttatttacattatttttttcttttgtaatacatttttgctttatcatcatggggtgttgtgtgtagattgattagggggaaaaaataatttaattcattttagaataaggctgtaacgtaacaaaatgtggaaaaagtcaaggggtctgaataccccccctcccccagtcaGGCAGGCTTAGACTCTAGAGGGTTAATCTACCTTTGTCAAAGACCAAGACACTGGGATGTAGGCTAAAGAAAGACCACTATCTGGTCCAAAGTTCAATAGAGCCACAACCTTACACTCACTATTactagagaaagaaagagagtgggtAATTGGAGAGCATAGTCAATCCATTGTTCTACAGACTAGTAGTTCACACAGAGGATAAGACTAGCTATTAGTGAATGAATGCTGAAATCATGCCATGGGAATTTCAAACCTGAGAATGTTTACAGCAACAGTATGATCTTTTAAATATAGAGAGCAACATATggatatctacatgtacatactacctcaatcagcccgactaacccgGTGCCTgaatgtagcctcgctactgttatttttttacagttaaaaaaaataaataataatctttacttacctattgttcacctaataccttttttgcactattggttagagcctgtaagtaagcatttcactgtaaggtctacacctgttgtattcggtgcacgtgacaaataaactttgatttgatttcacaACCAATGTTCCCTGCTTAGTACTTGTTAAGCTAGTAGCTAACTAACATAGAAAATCACCTTTTTAGGATACAGGTTATGATTTGATTTATTAATGATTTGATTTCCCACCAGGAGGAAATTCGTTTGATGGTTTAGGACATAGTCACGTACTATGTTCATTTAACAATGCCTCTTTttcccaacagacagacagagacgctaGCAAAGGCCCAACCATGCAAGCCCAGCAGCTCCTGAATCAGCTGCGCTTCCCCGAGCTGGATGAGGTGCGGCAGTACCTGCGCAGCCTGTCCACACACACGTTGGTGGGTATGGGGGCATTCGCTGCTCTCACAACCTACTGGTACACCACCCGGCCCAAGGCCCTGAAGCCACCATGCGACCTGAGAATGCAGTCCGTTGAGGTTCCGGTAAGGAGGGTCGGCACCGACCTGCTATGATAAAGGACATGGCATGCTTTCTGTATGACGTGGCAATGCCTGAAAGTATTGTTATGTGTAAATAGGTACACGTTTTTTCTCGTTACTTTCAGTCCTGCCTCTTCAAGTAAAACCTCACTTCATGAGTCATAGTAAGGGCTGTATATGCCAGCTAAAGATATAGGCTACTATCCTTAGTGCAGGGCTGTATATGCCAGCTAAAGATATAGGCTACTATCCTTAGTGCAGGGCTGTATATGCCAGCTAAAGATATAGGCTACTATCCTTAGTGCAGGGCTGTATATGCCAGCTTAAGATATAGTACTATCCTTAGTGCAGGGCTGTATATGCCAGCTAAAGATATAGTACTATCCTTAGTGCAGGGCTGTATATGCCAGCTAAAGATATAGTACTATCCTTAGTGCAGGGCTGTATATGCCAGCTAAAGATATAGTACTATCCTTAGTGCAGGGCTGTACTATACTCCCACAGTGAGGTGCCTGAGGCTGTTTGAGTAGTGGCCTGCCTAGTCTCTAGTGCCCTTGGTTTCACATTTGTGGCCTGAGAGTGGCATTATGTTATGGGTGGAGCGTACCCACCACACTTGGCCCAGAAAAGGCGTTGGCCAGCTAAGTTAGATGCATGTGTAGCTATACTTGAGTGAGTAAACACAATGCCTCACACAAACAGAAATGACTCGGAAAAGAACAGGATGGATGAGCACAATGAACAACCCTGTTGAAATGGCTTCTCCACAGCTAGTCATTAAACCATTAGCACACAGAGGACTTCCTCACTTTTAAATCTTGGTGTTTGTGCCGACGTCTTTGGGTCATACCTATTGTAGTCAGACCGTGAGCTAGTCGCCTGTATGATGGCTGTTTACTGTATTTCCTGTCAGGGAGGAGAGTATGCCCGCCGGTCAGCGCTGATGGACAGCGACAAACACATGACCCACCTGTACAACGACGCCAAGACCATGTATGAGTTCTTCCTCAGGGGCGCACGGGTCTCCAGTGAGTGTCTCGCTAAGCACCTTATGTAGACTTGACGTACTAGGACATTGAGGTGATTTGAAATGTTCATTGTGTGTTTTCCACTAGACAATGGTCCCTGTCTTGGAGCAAGACAACCAAGCCAGCCCTATGAGTGGCTGTCATACTCCGAGGTAGGACAACAACATTAATCTGTCACTTTCTCTTTTTCTAGTATGATTAATATATTTCTGCTTAGATGTTATACCAAATGTAGTTTTAGGCAGTAAAATATTGTTTGGTGCACTATTCTATCATAATTAGACAGTCTACAAGGCCACGTGGTGTGTCTGAGTGCTCTATTTAAACAGAAAGCCAGCCACTCCCATCTAAACCACAAGGgattcccctccccctcccccagtgaGGAACTTCTAGTCCTCTGTCACTCTTCCTAgtgttccccctctcctctgagaccgcagggtcgtattcactagacacCAAACGGAGGGAAACGGAGAGgcactacctgaacttgtccaataagaaactgtTCTTGCAAAATAATTTTCcgctgcaaaatgttttgctacagtgtgtaCTAATGAATATGTCCCAGGTGTTCTGCTGAGTCATCCATCCTGGAGTGTGTATCACTAACGAGCAGTTtgccctccaccccaccctcccctggggcggcaggtagcctagtggttagagcgttggactagtaaccgaaaggttgcaagatcgaatccccgagctgacaagataaaaatctgtcattctgcccctgaacaaggcagttaacccactgttcccaggctgtcattgaaaataagaatttgttcttaactgacttgcctagttaaataacgagCTGTGTCCCCTCCACCCCCAGGtagcagagaaggcagagaaccTGGGCTCAGCGCTGCTCCACAGGGGACACAGTCAAACCAAAGACCAGTTCATTGGCATCTTCGCTCAGAACCGACCAGAGGTGAGCAGCACGTCATAAACCGACTTGAAGAGCAGCACGTCATGAAATAGGACACAGTCACATACAATGTTAACCACGTTGAACTGGTTCATTCTGAATCTGCTACTTGTGGGGTAAATACTACACAGGCACACAGCTCTTTCTATAGAAGTGATATAAGACTGGTTTGAGTCTTGTGCTCTGTGTGTCTGCAGTGGACCATCGCTGAGCTGGCCTGCTATACCTTCTCCCTGGTGGCTGTGCCCCTGTATGACACTCTGGGCACTGAGGCCATTGCCTACGTCATCGACAAGGGTGAGCAACAACCAAGAGAAGCTCTCAAATAAGAATACATTTAAATTTAACTGCTTTTATATGCCCAGCTTATCTCATTGAGACAGAATTTCTTGTGGGTTTGGTGGTTGACCCTATTTacctcactttgtctctctctctcctctctgtgtgtgtacgcgtgcgcACAGCCACCATTTCCAGCATACTGTGTGACGTCCCTGAGAAGGCCAGGCTGGTCCTGGAGTGTGTCTCTGGCAGGGAGCACAGTGTCAGAACCATCATCCTCATGGAGCCCTTTGACGATGAGCTGGTGGCCAAGGGGAAGGACTGTGGCATCGACATTCTCAGCCTGAGCCAAGTGGAGGTGAGGGGAGAAACTCTGACTTATAACTGGGCTGTCTGTTTTACCACTTTCGTAACTAAACTCGCTTCAAATTCTCAGAGCTTTTGTTTTTGTGTGCTAAACCGCAGACTTTAGGTAGGTGCAGTCTAGAATTGCGCTGTTTTGCGTCTGTCTTTACCACAAGTGAAGTCCTAAAATCTGGTGTTGTCCCATGAGACTAGCTAGTGCTACTACATATTCATGCTACGTTCATGTTGTCTTCTTCTAGACTATCGGCAAggcccaccaccaccaaccagtTGTGAGTAAAGatacctctctgtccctccctcatgCCCCATATTGATTGGAGTTGATTTTGCCTTAATTCATGCAGTTCTTTGACCTGTGACCCTTTGCTCTCTGCAGCCTCCCGGTCCTGAAGACATGGCTGTCGTCTGCTTCACCAGTGGAACCACAGGTACGCCATTGTATGATCCAATGCCAAACGGAGCACTGTGCTAAGATGGCCTCTATGGCCCTCTTGTGTGGCTCTATCTGTAGAGTGCTGTTTAATGTGTCCACATGTATGAGGCTAGTCTCTCATTTTTGTGTTGTCTTCCTCAGGGAACCCAAAGGGAGCCATGCTGACACATGGGAATGTCGCTTCCAACTGCTCTGCCTTTATCAAAGTCATTGAGGTAAAACGATAGAACAGTGTTGTTTTACGACTAACACATGATGAACAAACCTATTTGCTCACATGTCTTCTCCACAGTTGAACTCCCACAGTTCAGGATAGAGTCACTTCAGCCCCTTGGTATTCAAATGTTTCCTGTAGTTGTGAACCATACGAGCTAATGATTGTAAGGAAAGATGGTGTCAAATATCATGTTTACACCCAACCTAGTCACGTATAAACACTGTCTTGCCATCTAATGTGATACCCACATGCTCATGAGGACTGTCTGTTGCTGTCTGAAAAATTGTGCTGTGAAACCTTGTCTCTATTGTGTCTGTCTTACTCAAATCTCCTTTCTGCAAGTGCCAAGATTTACTGCTAAGCTATTTGTGCTGTAACTTATTTCTgaacctctttctctcctctccgctAATGCCAGTGTATCTGTTTCAGCGCTAACATGCTAACCggtgtgtctctgtctttctgtgctGCTCTGGCCCGCCTGCCTCTGTCCTCTCGTCTACTCGCCTCTGGTTCTGTGGGCTCCAGGCCTGTTGCCTGCCTAACCACGAGGATGTACTGCTGCCATACCTGCCTCTGACACACATGTTTGAGCAGGTGGTGGTTGTAGGGGGTCTCATAATCATTATCTCCCCTTGTTCTGTATGTGTTTGTCGTGCGTATGTATCCTTTAGGATCACCTCATATTAGACCACCACGATGTTCATATATCCTACCTGCCCCTTGCTCATATGTTCGagagggttgtagaggtatgtcTCCATGCTTTTCTATCTTTGTGCTACTGTAAGTCCTCTGACCTTCAAATTCTTCTCCTACAATGTAAATGCGTGATGCTTTTTTGCCAGATATGGTCCCATATCTACAGACCTGTTTGAGTTTTTACACATCATTTGTCCTCTCCACCTCTGTGCTATTCTGACCTCTCACCCCAGGGGGTCATTCTGGTGCATGGGGGTCGGATTGGTTTCTTCCAGGGAGACATCCGCCTGCTGATGGATGACCTCACCACCCTGAGGCCTACAGTGTTTCCTGTGGTGCCACGCCTCCTCAACAGGATGTTCGACAAGGTGAGAAACACTGACTCTCCGAACTACGTTTCCTGTAATGCCCTGCTGCCTGCTACAGCTCTCGTGTTGACTACAGTTGTTGCTTTATTTTGACCTCATAATGCCCTGTCTTCAGATCTATGGGCAGGCTAACACCTCTCTGAAGAGGTGGGTGCTGGACTTTGCCTTTAAAAGGAAAGAGGCTGAGCTGCTGAGTGGCATCATTAGGAGGGACAGCATCTGGGACAAACTCATCTTTAGGAAAGTGCAGGTACTGTATCTCCTCCCTGACTGAGAGAACCACTGTGCTCCACAGATCACTGAATGGCACATAGTAAAACATGTCCAAAACTTGTCCAGCCATCTTAATGACCTCCTGATTCTTGTCTCTCTGGTGCCCCCTGTAGGCCAGTCTGGGAGGACGGGTGCGTCTGATGATAACAGGTGCTGCCCCTGTGTCTGCCACGGTGCTGACGTTCCTGCGAGCCGCTCTGGGCTGCCAAGTGAGTCTGTCTTAGGGTCTCCACTTGTGCATTCTGGGATTGGGTAGCTCCAGCGGAGGTTGTAGTGTGGTGGTATACTGATGCCCAGCTGTAGGATCTCATGAGTGTTCCAGGCCAGTAAAGTAGATTGTAGGGGCTATATGTTTGTGTCGGACTAGTTAGTGCAAGGTCCAGGCTCTGAAAGTCACGTGATGGGTAAATGGTTAACATACCATTCAAGACTATTAAAGTTTCTCAGGTAGAAATTTGCCTGTCAGTTTGGTATTGATATGATTGAAATCCAGCTGTATATTATCAATATAAGACTCCCATGCAATGTCTAGGACAGACCCAGTCCTGCATCATACATAAAAATCATGGAAACAGtgcaaaaaaagtatattttcctTTAACAGTTGTATGAGGGGTATGGACAGACTGAATGCACAGCGGGCTGCACAATGACAGTACCAGGGGATTGGACAGCAGGTAATGAACACACTGCCCCACCGATGCATTAACCGTCACACATTAGTCATCTCGTTTATAGAGAGAGGTTGTATACTATAGCCAGTCACTAACTCCCCCTGGGGGTCCTGTGAGGgatggcaccatattccttaagcctctggtcaaaggtagtgcactatatagggagtagggtgccatttgggacatagcctaGTTGTGTTTATGGAGGCTAACTCTGCTGTTTCTGTGCTTCCCTCCCCAGGTCATGTTGGAGCGCCCCTGCCATGTAACTCGGTGAAGCTGGTGGATGTGGCTGAGATGAACTACCTGGCTGccaatggagagggagaggtgggtgggtgggagccTTGCATTGCCCTTGGTACCCAGTGGTGTTGTTTAACATGAAGCTGTTACTCTACTGAAgtctgtcacaaatggcaccttactccctttatagtgaactacttttgaccaggccctctggtcataagtagtgcactataaagggaatagtgcCATTTAGGATCCATCCAGAATGTTATGTAAAGATTGTGTTTTTGCAGTGTTTACCTCATCAACATTGAAATAGGTCATATCCCCTTTACACTCCATGCACTAAGTCtataggatgtgtgtgtgtgtttttccaggtgtgtgtgaaaGGAGCTAACGTGTTTCTGGGCTACTTGAAGGACCCAGAGAAGACTGAGGAGACCATTGATGCTAACGGCTGGGTCCACACAGGGGACATTGGCAAGTGGTTACCGGTGAGTGTGTAACTCACTCACACaccggccagtttattaggtacctATCTAGTACCGGTCGGACCTCCCTTTGCATCCAGAACGTCCTGAATTCTTCGGGTCTTGGATTCTACAAGCCGgaaatgttccacagggatgttggtccatgctgacgcaATGGCATTACGCAGTTTCTGCAGATTGGAAAGTGGTACACCGTCACCAGCCTGTaccattgacaccaggcaggatggtccatggactcatgctgcttacaccaaattctgactctgccatcagcatgacgcaacagcaACCGGGATTcgtcagaccaggcaatgttcTTCCACTCCTCaactgtccagtgttggtgatggcgtgcccactggaggggctcttcttgtttttagctgagtGGAACCCgctgtggtcgtctgctgcaatagtccGTCTGTGACAAAgaccgacgagttgtgcgttccgagatgccgcTCTACACACCACTGTTGTAATGCTCCGTTATTtgtccgcctgttagcttgcacaataCTTGCCATGCTCCTTCAACCTCTCATCAACAAGCGGTTTACGTCCACAGGACTGCTGCTgaatggatgttttttgtttgtcgcaccattctcggtaaaccctagacattgTCCTGGGTGAAAAGCCCATGAAggcggccgtttctgagatactggatctggCACGCCTGGCACCGACTATCATAGCACGCTCAAAGCCGCTTGAATTTCTGTTTTGCCCATGCTAACGTTCAATCAAGCAGTAAGTGGATGCCGGTATGCCTGCTTTTATATATAGCAAGCCATGACCACATGACTCactgtaggagcgatccatttttgtgtacctaataaactggccaatgACTGTGTATACAGCCTCTATATCCGCCTACTGTTTCTTAACACTCTTATTATGATCTCTCATCTGTGTGTACAGAACGGCACTTTGAAAATTGTGGACAGGAAGAAGCACATCTTTAAGCTGGCCCAGGGAGAGTACATTGCACCGGAGAAGATTGAGAATATCTACACCAGGAGTGACGCAGTGGCACAGGTCTTTGTGCACGGGGACAGCCTACAGGTAAGGAAGGATTGATACTGTGTCCATAAGGAAAATGGATATACtactgggtcatattcattagaaaGTTAATGGACTGAAACTGGGAGGTACTACCTGcgctgtccaataagaaacacccTTTTATTGAATTGTTTTAgatgcaaaacgttttgctacctttagtcctaatgaatacaaccctggtaTCCACCTCATTTTTGAACGCTTTTAAAACACTGCAGCCATACGCAGAACCTATGGATACAACTTTCTCCGCGCTTGAGCATTATCATAATTAATATGTGACCCGCTAGAACCCTGCATTAGCATGTTTCTGTTAGGTGATACATCATGACAAAATACACCATATTACTGTCCTGCTAATGTGCCTGGACCTTGTAGGCTAAactgatgagaaaaaaaacatgaattgtTCCCAATAGTTGCCCAATCAGGCAGGCTAGATGCAGTTATTTCTAAATGAATAGGAATTTAAAATGCCAGGCTTTTGTCGTGGTTATTCAAATAACATAGGCTAGtcactgcagtttacagcctaGACTACAGTTTGGCactcacttgaaaacaataacGTTCTTCATTAcattgtgttgtagtctaggtaggATAGATTTCTTGTCCCTAAAAAACTGAAACAATAAGGTAGCTTTTCAAGCTGATTACCCGGCACGCCGCAGCCTCGGCGCCGAACATAGGTTAGATAGCCTACACTATGATTTCGTTATC
This genomic window contains:
- the LOC106612015 gene encoding long-chain-fatty-acid--CoA ligase 1, which encodes MQAQQLLNQLRFPELDEVRQYLRSLSTHTLVGMGAFAALTTYWYTTRPKALKPPCDLRMQSVEVPGGEYARRSALMDSDKHMTHLYNDAKTMYEFFLRGARVSNNGPCLGARQPSQPYEWLSYSEVAEKAENLGSALLHRGHSQTKDQFIGIFAQNRPEWTIAELACYTFSLVAVPLYDTLGTEAIAYVIDKATISSILCDVPEKARLVLECVSGREHSVRTIILMEPFDDELVAKGKDCGIDILSLSQVETIGKAHHHQPVPPGPEDMAVVCFTSGTTGNPKGAMLTHGNVASNCSAFIKVIEDHLILDHHDVHISYLPLAHMFERVVEGVILVHGGRIGFFQGDIRLLMDDLTTLRPTVFPVVPRLLNRMFDKIYGQANTSLKRWVLDFAFKRKEAELLSGIIRRDSIWDKLIFRKVQASLGGRVRLMITGAAPVSATVLTFLRAALGCQLYEGYGQTECTAGCTMTVPGDWTAGHVGAPLPCNSVKLVDVAEMNYLAANGEGEVCVKGANVFLGYLKDPEKTEETIDANGWVHTGDIGKWLPNGTLKIVDRKKHIFKLAQGEYIAPEKIENIYTRSDAVAQVFVHGDSLQACLVAIIVPDPDFLPGWAKKRGLEGSYGDLCNNMDVKKAILEDILKLGKDSGLKSFEQVKDITLFTEMFSIQNGLLTPTLKAKRAELRNYFREQIDKLYSKIKM